The DNA window AGAATTAGAGACCTCCCCAAGTTTAGAGGTCATTGCCTATTGCCAGATGAAGATGGCTGTTATTGGAACACGCTGATATTTTGTTGCACTGTTGACTGATAAAATTAAGTTTTGTTCGATGAACATGTAAATAGTCAGACACACTCAAGCCACTGTATTAAACGGGGAGAAGAATAATCCCGGACTTGAAGTAAAGAGGAAGGGTAGTCCACCCTGATCTCCTAGATATTAATTTAAATGCATTTCAAACTGTTTGTAGACAGCAATAGATGTAATACGCATGTGTGCTAGTAGTCTGGATGCAGAATTTAGTTCCAAGTATACATTTTTAACTATACATATcgtaacgatattgtataggaattagactagtGAATTTGCTTATGAAAAACTCATTTCACTGGTCACGTCAACGCCCTACTTAAGTGACTGAAACTTGAACTGAAATACCCtgaaaaattgatgaaaaactCCCGAAAAGCAGTACTGACACTTATATagttgtaacttgtaatttTACTGTAACATAGAGTATGGTCTCAACAGCAGTTAAAATTCGTGTAGATcatgatatatgtatgattttttagCTTCTGAAAGAAGTAGAATATGTACAAGTAGAGCGGtattaaaatagaatagaagtagcatatgtaaatatgtacaagtAGAACGGTTAGCCTGCATTCCAACATATACTGattgactttgatatgacaAATACTCATTGCAGAGGAAATTGAACGATCCAAATTATGCGTTGTCTGTGACAAATAATGTAGCATAATGAACGGTAAAAATACCCCATATAGCTGTTTACTGGTTttacacagaaaataaaaacatacttAATATTCATTACCCTTCGATCCCACAAGGAAGGAATAGAGAGTGTCCCCATATATACTATCTGCAGACAACAGGGTTTCCCCATAAACTTGTACCCCAAGATCAGGTtttgtgcgtatgtgtgtgtgtgtgtgtgtgtgtgtgtgtgtgtgtgtgtgtgtgtgtgtgtgtgtgtgcatgtgtgtgctcAACTATCCCTGTACAACGATTTCTCTGTGCACAATCCCATTCAACTTACAATGTAAAATCTTACACAAATCTGACAAAAAGCACACACAACTGTCATTTACACGTCACTTTGAAGACAGATTCGGCTGAACGGTAGTAATGCATAAAGACACATCTCGACACCCATATCAACAGGAGTGAACTTTCTATTGagggtattacatgtaaagttttaTCCAAATCTATACACATTTATTATACGCCCCAAATAAAATAGAATTGTTGCCTCGTATCATTGCTTTAGATTTTGTGCAAAGATCAATAATGTGGACTTGTTCCACTGGATGCCTGTGTATATGTAGCatattatataatgatattTGATCGAAAGTCTTTTTCGAATGTGTACACTCTATTTGACAAATAGTATTATGTACATACACCTCTCTGAACGGTTTGCCCTTAAGTTTAATTTCTGGGTCCAATGTCGAAATTTTTATTCCACCCATCTAAAATGACAGGTGTTTTTATAAAGAgtgaataatatatttaaagGGTCCGGATTGGTGTCATCCGTCCAAAGTATATAGTAGTTAAAACTTTGGTTACTTTGACAACGAACACCTGTAACAAGATATGATATGGAAGTGGTACCAGCTCTATTCAAAACGTTTACTATTTACTGTATTGGGACTACATTGAGTACACGTTCTAATTAAGGCGATTTACAATATTAAGCCTCAACTAAGAAACAGCTGCGAGATTACACTTAACAATTCTCAATTCATTTCAGTGTCGTGTAGGGACCAATTAAAACAAAGAACCGTTTATTACTTCAGGGACATTGATGAAGACGTGTGTAGACATATATCGATCCTTTActttttacttgaaaaaaacaacaaccgaGTCTGACTTTCATAACGTTTGCCTAACCTTTGTTTTGACTAAGTGCACTGGctgctctgtctgtctgtctgtctgtctgtctgtctgtctgtctgtctgtctgtctgtctgtctgtctgtctgtctgtctgtctgtctgtctgtctgtctgtctgtccgtctgtctgtctccctgtctgtctgtctctgtctttgtctgtctgtctgtctgtctgtctgtctgtctgtctgtctgtctgtctgtctgtctgtctgtcactcacacacacacacacacacacacacaatctctctctctctctctctctctctctctctctctctctgtccctccctccctcccccagtAAAAACTCTCTCCATGTCTCTGCGTCTTCTTAACCTACCCTTACCCTCCTCGCTTTTAGGTTCAATGGAAGTTATTACTTTCAGTTCGTACATTCTATATAATCAGCATTTGTCGTTACATGTAACATAGTACTAATTTACAATTTAGGTCATGTTCATTTTCTGTATAAGAAGTGTGTAGAGAAGAACATTGCgagacaaacaaataatattaCGTATTATCAACTATGTATACATTTTAGCTTTGGTTCTGGCACTGGGTAGGTTGAATATAATCTGTCTCTCGATTCACCTGAATTTCAACTCATATCTTTACAAAGGTGACCTTTTTCAGTCAACGCCCTTCTTTCAATACCAATCAACGTGACATCTTTGCATTCCATTATCAAACACAGCTATAAATTTAAATATCTTCCTTCGGATGCCTTGTGTCGAGTCGTGTTGTAACCAGGACAACCAGGTCCCATGACGACTTAACAGATACAAGTTTGTGGTCGTAAAACGACATTGACTTTAATGTGATTGGGTGACatctgttaccatagttacaagCCATGGTCTACTTGCAAATAGTTATAAACATGGAGGTTAAGTACTGAATAGAACGGTGTTTGTACTATTTCTGGGTTTTACGATCCAAGTAAAGCGTCGCTCCAGATTTTCTTTGCATTCACAGATTGTGAATGAGAAATTCATTTTCTTTGATTTCCATCTAGTATTCATCAAGAGCACCTAACCGCCTTGTGTAAAATCATACCATTTTAGGTGTCTGTTAGGTGAATTCATCTAAGTGTGGTACGTCATCTTTTTTTTAGAACACTAGCATTACAGTTTTCTTTGCAGCCTGTCATTCAAATGAAGGCCTAGCTTGAGGATCAACGCCTAATTCTTCGAGCAGATCCTAGCAGGGTGATTTAGAACTGCGTACCATATGTTTATCAGTTCGCGGACGTAAACTCTGGGTATCGTGTAGAAAACGTGTCTACTTCAATCACCACCACTCAATAACCAGACGTATAATGGACATCAACAGACAGGTGAGGTcatcttttttctttaaaatattctaAGGTTATAGTTCGACTACTATATCATGTGTTATGCCCTAAGCTACGTAGACCCAGAGTATGGTGAGCCAAGGAATGCATACATTGCAACCAGGAGTGCTCAGGGTCGAATTGATgcccgttttttttttttttttttgctcttttataaatatacatgtttgtgtCTTCGGGGCGACAATTCAGATTCACCAGTTACAAGTAGTCGATTATGACAAACCTATACCGGGAACCTATAATGATCAAGTACCCCCTGAAGCAGCAAAACTAACTTGTATGACCTATGACCATACTTCTACCATTTATAATTGACAAACCATTTAccttttttttgtataataaCATTGATCTCTGacttgtatgtatacattgtcaTGTAATAGCACCGATCTCTGATTTCTAAGTATACATTGTGACGTGAAGCTTGCCAATGCGGGTTTCTTCATTAAGTCTCGATCAAAATAACATCTCTCACTCGGAAGAGTAGAAAAAGTGTCTAAAAGGcagttgactgactgactgactgactgactgactgactggctgactgactgactgactgatgactgatgactgactgactgactgactgattgattgattgattgattgattgattgattggttggttggttggttggttgattgattggttggttggttggttggttggttggttggttggttggttgattgattgattgattgattgattgattgattgattgattgattgattgattgattgattgagcaAAACCCCAAACTACTTGTGAAAAGATCTGAAGTTATACAAAGAAGTTGAAAAATGCTCTAAATGAAATTGGTAATATTTCTCACTTCGTTTAATCTAACCCAGCTCTTTGGATGGACTGCTTCATGGCTATAACCCAAACTAAGGCTTTACAATATAGAATAATTATGTGTGGACCCTCGTTCCACCCATTTAGTTTTACTCAACAGAACACTACTATATGTCTTATATGAAATCTTACTGGTTCATGCCattgttattatttcttattCTCCTTATATTCAGTGACGTCAGATCATATTACAATTCCATATTCCAAGCTAATATGTTCTAGCGAAAGTGTCTTTAGGTCTATCACCACTTGAAGTTGGACTGGGCAGCCAACTTTATAGGTGACGTCAATCTTGTAGCAAATAACCAATTACATCAATCGATATATATATTCCACTTTTGCATCCATTGATAAGATTATATGTCATTACCGATCCGTTCTTGTCAGAGTGTTTCAGTCACACACCCACTCACAGGATTTAGAGATTTAAATAACACATATAGTAGATTTAAAGACTATGTAGCCATAAATAGAATAGATTTAGGGAACTTACAGCCATAAATAGAACAGATTTAGGGAACATATATTCAGAAATAGAGTCGTCATTAAAGCAATATGACATAGACTTTCAGAGATGTCACGTTATAAATAGTTTCAACAACGATGTATTGATTGCGTACATGTCGGAAGGAAGCCCGCCAACTTGAATTATACTTTTTCTTGACCTTTCGGATTAAAGATGCGTGCATTTCTAAGTGGGGGTTTTCTCTTACTTTTGGCGTAATCTCTTCTCGCGGCAGAAGTTGTACACTCAGCTAAAAATACGAGTTGTATTtgttgtagtacattgtaattgaAAATCTACATGTTGAGGGCAATGTATTGTGAGTGTAAGTTTACCTTTTTATTGAACCAGTGTGTGGCTCCAGGGCTAAttttttcacaaacatgtacGAATAGGCGGACAAGTGTTGTATAACCCGTTACTGTCATTCAATAAGATGAATATACGACCAAATCCGATTCAGTATTGAACCTGCTATTACCGTAAATTTAATACTACCATCGGCTTTTGTGATTTGCAAATATCACACTTATTTCGGGAACGTTGGTGTCGACTAAAGCATTGCAATGCCAATCCGTAAACTCTGTCGCAAACGCCACACTTGTATAATAATCTATACTACATTTTCCCTGCAATGTGGATGCAAGTCGAATTCGAAGTGCACGTCTATTATATGATATTAATTGGTACTGATCACATGACCAGTTACATGATTTCTAGTATAATAGTTATCTCAGTCCACTTAGTCCGAGTGATTTATTGTGCCACAGTTCTATACCCTGTATTCACGGGTAACAGAATAACTACGTATGGAGTATCTACCGTAACTAGGTCAGACTTGTTCTTTGGAAAGTTTCTTTTAATGTGTGCGGACTTTCCGTTGATCTTAACTTTTTACAACAACGTGTTTAGTAACCTGTGTTTTTAGTGCCGGATGTGACGGTAAATCACcaattatgaaaacaaatgtgaAAGTTTTTGTCCCTAAGATTTCTCGACCTAATGACTAAGCCGAGGTCACGCCTTGACTACACTGGCTAGTATTTGAGTGTTTGTCGAATTTTCCTTTTGTCGCCCAAGTCTTCGACAATAGTCTATAGAACAGCTTATTTAAAGGATGCTTGGGGTCAGTGCGGGTTTAGCCTCGCTATCACGGTAGGTCACACGGGTGTGTAGTTTCTTTTCACGAATGTTCACTACTCGTTTAAAAGATCATAATTTTATTTACTGATAATTTGTGTACTTTTCTTGTTTTTCGTAGTCTGTATAAAAATGCAAGGAGTCAGAAGTCGCTAAGTTTTAATACTGACACGATGAATGGAGTCCTTAAATTCAGCGCATTACTGGTCCACATCTTGGCCAACATTCAGATGACACACCAAGCCGAAGAACTCGAACCAATAACAGAAACTTTATATGGCATGCTTAGGGGAAGACGAAATAAATCCCTCGATAAACACGTAGACAGTTTTATAGGGATTCCCTATGCAGACCCTCCGATTGGAAGTTTACGGTTTGCTCCACCAAGACCGGCACTCATCCATTGGGAAGGTATCAGAAATGCTACAGAGTTTTCTCCTGCATGCTGGCAACGACCAGACGTTGTACTGGGAAATTTTACCGGTACTGCTTCTTGGAACGGTAAACGGCCATACAGCGAAGATTGTCTCTACCTTAACGTTTGGACACCGTACCCTCGCCATAAAGAAAAGCTACCTGTCATGGTCTGGATTCATGGTGGAAGTTTCGTAAGCGGGTCTGGTTCATTGGAGATATACGATGGCGCAACTTTGGCTGCAAATGAACAGGTTGTTCTTGTAACATTGAATTATAGACTGGTCGTTCTCGGATTTCTCGCCTTTGAGAGGACCGATTCACCAGGTAATGTGGGTCTTATGGACCAGTCTTTGGCTTTGCAATGGGTGAAGGATAATATAGAATATTTTGGTGGGGCATCAGATAAAGTTACTATTTTCGGCTCTAGTGCAGGTGCAACAAGCGTTGGTTACCACCTCCTTTCACCATTCAGTCGAAATCTATTTAAGAGAGCGGTTTTGCAAAGTGGTAGTCCACAGATGCCTTTTTTGACACCGGAAAGCTATAGAGTGCATATGTATTTAGCAAAATGTTTTGCCTTGGAGATGGGTTGTTTGAGCATTGAGCAAGTCAGCTATCGATTCAACGAAACTGCGGTACTGGAGTGTCTCCGTAGCAAACCTGCAGAATCTCTGATGAATTCCAATACCAACATCCACTTTCCAGTTGAGGACAGGAACTTCATTCCAGCTCAACCTAAAGAGCTTCTCGACACCGAGAAAATGAAAAAGACTGAATTATTGATTGGGACTAATGAAAACGAAGGAATGTTTAATTTGATTCGTCTAGCACCTGGGTTCAACTTAAACGACGAAAGCCATCTGACGAGTAAACAATTTCGGGAGATAATCCATTTTCGTTTCAGCGAATCTCCTGACAGCATTATCGATGAAATCCAGACTGAATATACCACTGAGTGTGGTTCGGTCGGCCCTAGTTCTTCAAGTTGTTTGCGAGATCTGATTGATGACGTTTGGGGAGACTACGATATTAAATGTCCACTTGTTGAATTCGGTGACTATTATTCCAGCGCTGGTATGGACGTTTACGTGTACCAGTTTCAGCATCGCTCGGCCACCAATCCTTGGCCTGACTGGGCTGGAATCGTGCATGAAGACGAGATAGAGTTTATCTTTGGGGCACCATTGCACCGAAAAGATGATTTCTCCACCAAAGACAGTGAAATGAGCAAGAAAACGATGAAATTCTGGGCTAATTTCGCAAGAACTGGGTAAGAAAATGATATAACTATCTCTCTTGTTATATTCCATTAATAATCAAAACGAAAGTAAGcacatttttgtatttgaagAAACACTTATTTTAGAGAagataattgaaaaaaaaaggtgtcatttgcatattgctggGCTACCTTGACCCTGAAGTTGACGTGAAACTATACTACTATATTCGATATCCAAGAAAACAGACGCTACCCACAAAGATCAAATTGGAAAAGAACAAGCTTGAATGTCATTTTCGGAAAATTCGAAGCAACGAAGGtcaatgtactatatacttgacCATTGTCTCATCCTTCTCAGTCTCTCTTATTCCCATTCAGAAATCCTAACAGTGAAAACAGCGCTCCTGAATGGCCGGCATACAACACTGTTAATCAGCCGTACCTCGTACTAGAAACTAACTCTCATGCTAAACTGGATGTTCAGTATGGTGTTGGAAAGAAACACTGTCGATTTTGGAGAGAAATTTCACCTAGAATACACAACAACACAGGTAACCTACATCAATCGATAAAGCCCCAAGTTTTTAGGGATTGATCTTGAAGTCCTTCCTCGCGACATATTGCTTTGATAATCAGAAGATTAGGTATATTTGGcgatatatatttttacatatatttggttctaaataaacattttaaaagaaacTACGAACAAACTATTAAACTATTTTACTTACGCAAAAGTCATGGTTAACAAACAAGATTCCTCTCACTATAATATTAATTCGTAAAATTTCTACTCTTTGTGTTGACTTTTAAGAGCGGTGGCAATATATTGCAATAGTGGgcaatcaaaatatgaaaatcatGCTGTGATTGCATAAGTGAAACATGAAacaactgtattgtttgttaattatcaaaacattttgatgacaCATGCAGGTGGATTTTGAACAGTGTATCGGTGGCAAATTATCGACTATTGTAATCTGATAAATACTACTAGCCAAGCAGTAACATTGGATCATAGACTATGATTGGATACACCATTgtcatgcacatacacatatcaAGAGACGGGACCCTGTCATAGcctgtaaccatgacaacagttgAAAGGTCAAACGTTCATTTCTGTGAATTGTTTACTTCGTTACAGATATCAGCGGCTCAGAGCCTTGTCCTGTATCAGTCACGGTCTGGGTATTAGTGGGAAACACGTCAACTAGTCTTGGATTTCACATCATCGTATTCTGTATATCCATGTTTCTTGTTATTCCCGATGCATGGGAGTTTCTTCTGTAAGTGTGTTGAAAGATAACAAACCGATGTAATATTCCTTTCTAGTGCTATCATTTCACACTATTAACATAGACAGTGCAGATATCAAACACGATGGATTTACCACGATTGTATTTTGCATAGATATAAAACTACACACCCACTTCACACCCTTCTCAGAGTCTCCGTACACTGTGTGGATATCTTTGTTAAAATGAATATTGCATGAaatttgcattgtattgtaccaGGTGTTAAAATGGGGCTCGCTGCTTTCCACAGTCTAGACTGTTTTGCAAGCACTGCGTTTTTTGAGAGCACTTTTACACACAACTTGTAAAGGTGTTTCCTTTGACAACGACTCTTACCatcaatttaaaataaaatattgaaaattaacaACTTTTTATCTAAATCTGTATGCTATTGAAAGTACACGTAATGGTATTCGTATTTTCAGATGAGGCTAGCTATATCAAATCACCCATGAAGTTATGACCACAAATGTCATAAAAACGAAAGAAATTGCATAAAGGCCAACTGTCTTTATCGACTCGACCGTTACAAACCCAAAATCACACAAACATTTCTTTGTGCTTTCACACTCAGATACAGATAGCTGTCAAGTGGGTATATGGAGAGTTTCTTCCGTGCAGTTCTAGTCAGCATGGTTGGTATCGTACGTCGTATACCGTAAATGTTTTCCGTCGTCACCATCTCAAAATATCATACCCTCTAGGTGTAAATGTGTAATTTCGGCTAAGCTAAGGGGCACATTCCCAAATGGACTTATAGGATCCACTATTAACGTGACGTTATTAAATTATGTAGGAATTCAGACTACACGAGGTTTAGCAACTACTACTTTCAGCCACTCCCAGACGGTACTACTTTACATAACTTTGATATGACAGAcagatatttgaataataagACACATCCCTCTAAGACTAGACTAATCCTCTTTGGAACGGGAGGAATTCAATTCATTATTCAACTTTACTGGGCAGTAGTCTGATTTGACAAGTAGCTATGGAGAAATAAACAGGCATTTGTTGATAAATCTAAATAGAACATGTACACTTAAGGTCAATTTAGGAAACAACCTGTTTGATCGCTGCATTCTTTCACAAAAGACGTTAACATATCGCGCCGTGTGAAATtgattatatttgaatattgatatcaCATAGTATAAAAAGTTATTTAAGGTCAATTGTTTTGAGTTGTCATTTAAGAGTGCCTGTATGATTGATTTTGCAAGTTTCTTATTTTATCTGGAACAAAGACAGCTATGATTGTGTGAGTGATTGAATTAGTCTGGCCAGACGTTGAATGATAGAGGCCCTGAAAGGTACTTCTTCAATGATTGCTCAAAACAACGGGAAATTTTTGATAACAAAGACATAGTCGCTATAATTACCTTTTCTCATTTATCACTCCTATCAGTGAAAAATGCTACCATCTTATTGCCTTATTTGGTGAGGACAATACTGTTGTTGACTGTATAGTTAGTGAACCGTCTCATTTGTCACCGCtctcaaacaaaaataaaacaaaaaaataccatTTTATCACCTTATATGGTAAGGGAAGTGTTTGGCTACACCAAGCCTTGTTTTCGTTCTGATGTtaaatttccaaaatattttatgcGTGGTCACACCATGTATTtggtatgtaattatgttttgttttaaatgtctaCATTTCTGTTCATTTAAGGTACTCTAAATTATCGCTACACCGACTACAGTTCCCCTAGGTACAAGTCTTGACAATAACTGACAGTGACCCTTTGGTAGAaacaataatttataaacaGATTATAGATTGAATAAATCTGTTTGATGAATTTATTGTAGAGTCTATCTCACTTCGTTTGAGTTtaatatgaaaacatacatgtttCCTATAGTCTGTTTGGATTTACATGGTTTTCGACTCCAAGTTGAGTAACTCTGATATTATAATGTTTAGAAATATTAAGTTGGATTATATAATCAATGTTAATTTAAGAGCATTGGATATCGTATAAAGTTATTGTGTTGATTAAGACATGGTGGAGAAATGCGTTAGTATTGATGAAACAAGGCATTTTGTTAATAGTGTATAACACTCCTTCTATAACGTTGGCATATTTACCTTTCTTAAATAGGTTATGTTAGATATATCGTTGAAGGTAAAAGTCTTGTATTGGGTCTATTTATTTAATAAGATTGCTATTTGCGTGATTCGAGGATTCAATCGACTAGTCAGTAACT is part of the Glandiceps talaboti chromosome 2, keGlaTala1.1, whole genome shotgun sequence genome and encodes:
- the LOC144449520 gene encoding cholinesterase-like, encoding MNGVLKFSALLVHILANIQMTHQAEELEPITETLYGMLRGRRNKSLDKHVDSFIGIPYADPPIGSLRFAPPRPALIHWEGIRNATEFSPACWQRPDVVLGNFTGTASWNGKRPYSEDCLYLNVWTPYPRHKEKLPVMVWIHGGSFVSGSGSLEIYDGATLAANEQVVLVTLNYRLVVLGFLAFERTDSPGNVGLMDQSLALQWVKDNIEYFGGASDKVTIFGSSAGATSVGYHLLSPFSRNLFKRAVLQSGSPQMPFLTPESYRVHMYLAKCFALEMGCLSIEQVSYRFNETAVLECLRSKPAESLMNSNTNIHFPVEDRNFIPAQPKELLDTEKMKKTELLIGTNENEGMFNLIRLAPGFNLNDESHLTSKQFREIIHFRFSESPDSIIDEIQTEYTTECGSVGPSSSSCLRDLIDDVWGDYDIKCPLVEFGDYYSSAGMDVYVYQFQHRSATNPWPDWAGIVHEDEIEFIFGAPLHRKDDFSTKDSEMSKKTMKFWANFARTGNPNSENSAPEWPAYNTVNQPYLVLETNSHAKLDVQYGVGKKHCRFWREISPRIHNNTDISGSEPCPVSVTVWVLVGNTSTSLGFHIIVFCISMFLVIPDAWEFLLYR